From the genome of Nasonia vitripennis strain AsymCx chromosome 1, Nvit_psr_1.1, whole genome shotgun sequence, one region includes:
- the LOC116416382 gene encoding lipoprotein lipase-like: protein MGVKTLILFCAILFASVQVQSIKNTGRLLKCWPYKLYYDTFNVNFYHSSRRQSDRLIQKGAHFGPKDIDFDPRRRTAVISHGFVGYLHADQMKEIGNKLLEWQDMNVIIVKWESGAYNPLAYPVAVANTEYAAWQLKTLFTWFKNDWTAQGGTMESWGPIHFIGYSLGAHFVGQAAELLRVEENLLIDRITALDPAEPCFEVANPLRLSKSKAKFVDVIHTDGARHTNEAFGLLEPIGHADFYVNGGVSTQPGCERKKRSAELNAVTQYFLKQLTHLLSNGLCSHGRSVEVFINSIVNANSTDCRFWGRSWQLGTSEAETKEILKKSCDTRTCPQMGIKAQAFNYGSGNTNTFYVKTTKQAPYCKRR from the exons ATGGGCGTTAAAACGTTGATTTTATTCTGTGCAATACTTTTTGCATCTGTGCAAGTGCAGAGTATCAAAAACACAGGAAGATTATTAAAATGTTGGCCTTACAAGTTGTACTATGATACGTTTAACGTTAATTTTTACCATTCGTCGCGAAGGCAATCTGACCGACTCATACAGAAAGGGGCTCATTTCGGACCCAAAGATATCGATTTTGATCCAAGACGAAGAACTGCCGTTATTTCGCACGGGTTCGTAGGTTATTTACATGCAGACCAAATGAAAGAAATTGGAAACAAGCTTTTGGAATGG CAAGATATGAATGTGATCATTGTAAAATGGGAAAGTGGAGCTTATAATCCTCTAGCATACCCTGTAGCAGTAGCAAATACAGAATATGCAGCGTGGCAgttaaaaac GCTCTTCACCTGGTTTAAAAATGACTGGACGGCCCAAGGTGGCACGATGGAAAGTTGGGGACCGATTCATTTTATCGGCTACAGTCTTGGTGCTCACTTCGTTGGACAAGCTGCCGAACTACTCAGAGTTGAGGAGAATTTGCTAATCGATCGCATTACTGCATTGGATCCGGCAGAACCGTGTTTCGAGGTAGCCAATCCATTGCGATTATCGAAAAGCAAGGCTAAATTCGTAGACGTAATTCATACAGATGGTGCGCGCCATACAAACGAAGCGTTCGGACTTCTAGAACCGATAG GGCACGCCGATTTTTACGTCAACGGCGGTGTAAGTACTCAACCAGGATGCGAACGAAAGAAACGATCAGCCGAATTAAATGCAGTAACTCAATACTTTCTTAAACAGCTTACACACC TTTTGAGCAACGGACTCTGCAGCCACGGGCGATCGGTGGAAGTTTTCATTAACTCTATTGTTAACGCCAATTCAACAGACTGTAGGTTCTGGGGGCGTTCTTGGCAGCTTGGAACCAGCGAAGCAGAAACAAAGGAGATACTGAAAAAGTCGTGCGATACCAGGACTTGTCCGCAAATGGGTATAAAGGCTCAGGCATTCAATTATGGAAGTGGAAACACAAAcactttttatgtaaaaacGACAAAGCAAGCTCCTTATTGCAAACGAAGATAA
- the LOC116738532 gene encoding pancreatic lipase-related protein 2-like, with amino-acid sequence MKEFSARSAFGTNERSKNKTAENRRRLPKTPKVKANRAVTSSCIKREALFRSDHDSDRWNRSICYTVNSEEYPKRLVICQPHKLTYQKFHLHIHLSSRKKAFQLIQDDPKVSPTAMNFDLRHRTVVIVHGFMGHPRRLLMQNLANQLLTWLSYCSKNEDINVLHIDWSDGCSQIFQYYQAAVNAEYAGIRIKEFFRQLKTNWIENAELLRIEENLLIDRVTGLDPAEICFEDDGIPIRLSKKNARFVDAIHTDAIHTKNDGFGIRDPIGHVDFYVNGGSTQPGCDRREIFFVYGDVLDIIAHMLKNVGCHRIRAAQVFTYSLEQTKSNQCKYWAHPWNLSSNQAETHRVLSKPCNASVCPEMGINADLYDYQNTETNTFYVATTSSVPFCARLS; translated from the exons ATGAAAGAGTTCAGTGCACGATCAGCGTTCGGCACTAATGAGAGGTCCAAAAATAAAACCGCCGAAAATCGACGAAGACTACCGAAGACTCCCAAGGTCAAGGCCAACAGAGCTGTTACAAGCAGTTGCATCAAAAGAGAAGCTCTGTTTCGATCGGACCACGATAGCGATCGGTGGAATCGTTCGATCTGCTATACC GTTAACTCTGAAGAATATCCTAAAAGATTAGTAATATGTCAGCCACATAAATTAACTTATCAAAAGTTTCACTTGCATATCCATCTCTCATCGAGAAAGAAAGCATTTCAACTTATCCAGGATGATCCTAAAGTTTCTCCCACTGCTatgaatttcgatcttcgCCATAGGACTGTTGTAATCGTTCATGGATTCATGGGTCATCCACGTAGACTCCTTATGCAGAATCTAGCAAACCAACTCCTTACTTGGCTAAGTTATTGTTCTAAGAAT GAAGACATTAATGTGTTGCACATCGACTGGTCAGATGGATGTTCGCAAATTTTCCAATACTACCAGGCTGCGGTGAATGCAGAATATGCGGGAATTCGGATAAAAGA ATTCTTTAGGCAGTTGAAGACTAACTGGATAGAGAATG CTGAGCTTCTCAGAATCGAAGAGAATCTGCTGATCGATCGAGTCACCGGATTGGATCCAGCTGAGATCTGTTTCGAAGATGATGGCATACCAATACGATTATCAAAGAAAAATGCAAGATTCGTCGATGCAATTCACACTGACGCTATACATACTAAAAATGATGGGTTTGGTATCCGTGATCCTATAG GACATGTCGATTTTTATGTTAACGGCGGCAGCACTCAACCTGGATGCGATCgaagagaaatattttttgtgtaCGGAGATGTACTAGATATCATTGCTCACA TGCTGAAAAATGTTGGCTGCCATCGTATTAGAGCTGCGCAAGTCTTTACATACTCTTTAGAACAAACTAAATCCAATCAATGCAAATACTGGGCTCATCCATGGAATTTGAGCAGCAATCAAGCTGAAACACACCGAGTACTGAGCAAACCGTGTAATGCTTCAGTATGTCCTGAAATGGGAATCAATGCCGACTTATATGATTATCAAAATACAGAAACAAATACATTTTATGTAGCTACGACCAGCAGCGTACCTTTCTGCGCGAGATTAAGTTAA
- the LOC116416383 gene encoding pancreatic triacylglycerol lipase-like → MTTLWSFYYVVFALIAIGHQAEATSFFCKNLSEKFISKFYPGVNPNNIQYYFYAKGNNANVHQQYKESNEIQTKFFNPDQKTILIVHGFVNDQSTAWVQDMIRNFLDKGNVNVIAIDWSIMFRRTLLNYRESAKKTEQVAASITRFFVKLAEVYDKDLSKWAYLHFMGHSLGAHVVGQAAEMLKPFVNIHRVTGFDPAKPYFDEGEGVRMRLDKSNAQFVDVIHTNSSPDEKTFGLYEPLGHIDFYPNGGNTQPCCTRNSKTIHDDEINKCVSYLVWGIDATGLFANFVSKIINKQDMVCDHRQGQDYFIQSMDGSSKYVACKKVSMQDKTNKKVKRCIEMGINASRYNGTSYHGSYYLDITNCNK, encoded by the exons atgacTACGCTTTGGTCATTTTATTACGTAGTTTTTGCCTTGATCGCCATCGGACATCAGGCAGAAGCAACCagttttttttgcaaaaacttGAGTGAAAAATTTATTAGTAAATTTTATCCCGGTGTGAATCCgaataatattcaatattATTTCTATGCGAAAGGAAATAATGCAAATGTACACCAACAATACAAAGAAAGCAACGAGATACAAACAAAATTCTTTAATCCCGACCAAAAAACAATCCTTATTGTTCATGGATTTGTGAATGACCAAAGTACTGCTTGGGTTCAAGATATGATCCGAAATTTTCTTGACAAG gGAAATGTAAATGTCATTGCTATTGATTGGTCCATCATGTTCAGAAGAACGCTGCTCAACTATCGTGAATCAGCTAAGAAAACGGAACAAGTAGCAGCAAGCATTAcaag gttcTTTGTAAAATTGGCTGAAGTATACGACAAAGACTTAAGTAAATGGGCATACCTGCACTTCATGGGACACAGCCTTGGAGCTCACGTGGTAGGCCAAGCTGCCGAAATGTTAAAGCCATTCGTTAATATTCACAGAGTCACTGGATTTGATCCAGCTAAACCTTACTTTGATGAAGGAGAAGGTGTACGCATGCGACTTGATAAATCAAATGCACAATTTGTCGACGTAATCCACACTAACAGCAGTCCAGACGAAAAGACTTTTGGACTGTATGAACCTTTAG GTCacattgatttttatccaaacGGTGGGAACACACAACCTTGTTGTACAAGAAACTCTAAGACGATTCACGATGATGAAATCAATAAATGTGTTTCTTATTTAGTTTGGGGAATTGATGCCACTGGTCTATTCGCTAACTTTG tttcgaaaataattaataaacaagataTGGTGTGCGATCATAGACAAGGGCAAGACTATTTTATTCAATCTATGGATGGTAGTTCAAAGTATGTGGCATGCAAAAAGGTTTCAATGCAAGATAAAACGAATAAAAAGGTTAAAAGGTGCATAGAAATGGGAATAAATGCTTCACGGTATAATGGTACTTCGTACCATGGAAGTTACTACTTAGATATTACgaattgtaataaataa
- the LOC100678280 gene encoding pancreatic lipase-related protein 2 isoform X1, giving the protein MHKLFSQFTMRAKSLISLCTILLAFAQVHTTVNPGRLLKCSPHTLKYETFNVSFYHSSRTQSDQLINKEVHFVPKGVDFDPRRRTVVIVQGFLGHLHGDEMKKIGNKLLEWQDMNVIIVRWEKGSLNPFAYPQAVVNSEYAALQIKTLFTWLKNIWTEQGVSLGSWGPIHFIGYSLGAHVVGQAAERLRVEENLLIDRITALDPSEPCFEDANNPLRLSKNNAKFVDVIHTDGARYTNEAFGLLEPIGHADFYVNGGVANQPGCERKKRSGFLFKATLHFLGNGLCSHARSVEVFIDSIVNANSTSCKFWGRSWQLGTSEADTKEILKNSCDTTICPQVGINAESFDYDNGKTNTYYVKTSENAPFCEPA; this is encoded by the exons ATGCATAAAT tattttccCAGTTTACCATGCGTGCTAAATCACTGATATCGCTTTGTACCATTTTGCTTGCATTCGCACAAGTACATACTACAGTCAATCCTGGAAGATTATTAAAATGCTCGCCACACACCTTGAAATACGAAACATTCAATGTCAGTTTTTACCATTCGTCTCGAACACAATCTGACCAACTTATTAACAAAGAAGTTCACTTCGTACCGAAAGGTGTCGATTTCGATCCGAGGCGAAGAACTGTCGTTATTGTACAAGGATTCCTAGGTCATTTGCACGgggatgaaatgaaaaaaataggAAACAAACTGTTAGAATGg CAAGATATGAATGTGATTATTGTAAGATGGGAAAAAGGGTCATTGAATCCTTTCGCATACCCTCAAGCAGTCGTTAATTCAGAATATGCAGCTTTGcaaataaaaac ACTCTTCACGTGGCTTAAAAATATCTGGACCGAACAAGGTGTCAGTCTAGGAAGTTGGGGACCGATTCATTTTATTGGTTATAGTCTCGGTGCTCACGTCGTTGGACAAGCCGCCGAACGACTCAGAGTTGAGGAGAATTTGCTAATCGATCGTATTACTGCATTAGATCCGTCAGAACCATGTTTCGAGGATGCCAACAATCCTTTGCGATTATCGAAGAACAATGCTAAATTCGTAGACGTAATTCATACAGATGGTGCGCGCTATACAAACGAAGCGTTCGGACTTCTAGAACCGATAG GGCACGCCGACTTTTACGTTAACGGCGGTGTGGCTAACCAGCCAGGATGCGAACGGAAGAAACGATCCGGGTTTCTATTTAAAGCTACACTTCATT TTCTCGGCAACGGACTTTGCAGCCATGCTCGGTCAGTGGAAGTCTTCATCGACTCCATCGTCAATGCCAATTCAACAAGCTGTAAGTTTTGGGGGCGTTCGTGGCAACTGGGAACCAGCGAGGCGGATACAAAGGAGATACTCAAGAATTCGTGCGACACCACGATTTGCCCACAAGTGGGTATAAACGCCGAGTCGTTTGATTACGACAACGGAAAAACGAACACTTATTATGTAAAAACATCTGAGAATGCTCCGTTTTGCGAACCTGCATAA
- the LOC100678280 gene encoding pancreatic lipase-related protein 2 isoform X4: MHKLFSQFTMRAKSLISLCTILLAFAQVHTTVNPGRLLKCSPHTLKYETFNVSFYHSSRTQSDQLINKEVHFVPKGVDFDPRRRTVVIVQGFLGHLHGDEMKKIGNKLLEWQDMNVIIVRWEKGSLNPFAYPQAVVNSEYAALQIKTLFTWLKNIWTEQGVSLGSWGPIHFIGYSLGAHVVGQAAERLRVEENLLIDRITALDPSEPCFEDANNPLRLSKNNAKFVDVIHTDGARYTNEAFGLLEPIVLGNGLCSHARSVEVFIDSIVNANSTSCKFWGRSWQLGTSEADTKEILKNSCDTTICPQVGINAESFDYDNGKTNTYYVKTSENAPFCEPA; this comes from the exons ATGCATAAAT tattttccCAGTTTACCATGCGTGCTAAATCACTGATATCGCTTTGTACCATTTTGCTTGCATTCGCACAAGTACATACTACAGTCAATCCTGGAAGATTATTAAAATGCTCGCCACACACCTTGAAATACGAAACATTCAATGTCAGTTTTTACCATTCGTCTCGAACACAATCTGACCAACTTATTAACAAAGAAGTTCACTTCGTACCGAAAGGTGTCGATTTCGATCCGAGGCGAAGAACTGTCGTTATTGTACAAGGATTCCTAGGTCATTTGCACGgggatgaaatgaaaaaaataggAAACAAACTGTTAGAATGg CAAGATATGAATGTGATTATTGTAAGATGGGAAAAAGGGTCATTGAATCCTTTCGCATACCCTCAAGCAGTCGTTAATTCAGAATATGCAGCTTTGcaaataaaaac ACTCTTCACGTGGCTTAAAAATATCTGGACCGAACAAGGTGTCAGTCTAGGAAGTTGGGGACCGATTCATTTTATTGGTTATAGTCTCGGTGCTCACGTCGTTGGACAAGCCGCCGAACGACTCAGAGTTGAGGAGAATTTGCTAATCGATCGTATTACTGCATTAGATCCGTCAGAACCATGTTTCGAGGATGCCAACAATCCTTTGCGATTATCGAAGAACAATGCTAAATTCGTAGACGTAATTCATACAGATGGTGCGCGCTATACAAACGAAGCGTTCGGACTTCTAGAACCGATAG TTCTCGGCAACGGACTTTGCAGCCATGCTCGGTCAGTGGAAGTCTTCATCGACTCCATCGTCAATGCCAATTCAACAAGCTGTAAGTTTTGGGGGCGTTCGTGGCAACTGGGAACCAGCGAGGCGGATACAAAGGAGATACTCAAGAATTCGTGCGACACCACGATTTGCCCACAAGTGGGTATAAACGCCGAGTCGTTTGATTACGACAACGGAAAAACGAACACTTATTATGTAAAAACATCTGAGAATGCTCCGTTTTGCGAACCTGCATAA
- the LOC100678280 gene encoding pancreatic lipase-related protein 2 isoform X3, protein MHKLHTTVNPGRLLKCSPHTLKYETFNVSFYHSSRTQSDQLINKEVHFVPKGVDFDPRRRTVVIVQGFLGHLHGDEMKKIGNKLLEWQDMNVIIVRWEKGSLNPFAYPQAVVNSEYAALQIKTLFTWLKNIWTEQGVSLGSWGPIHFIGYSLGAHVVGQAAERLRVEENLLIDRITALDPSEPCFEDANNPLRLSKNNAKFVDVIHTDGARYTNEAFGLLEPIGHADFYVNGGVANQPGCERKKRSGFLFKATLHFLGNGLCSHARSVEVFIDSIVNANSTSCKFWGRSWQLGTSEADTKEILKNSCDTTICPQVGINAESFDYDNGKTNTYYVKTSENAPFCEPA, encoded by the exons ATGCATAAAT TACATACTACAGTCAATCCTGGAAGATTATTAAAATGCTCGCCACACACCTTGAAATACGAAACATTCAATGTCAGTTTTTACCATTCGTCTCGAACACAATCTGACCAACTTATTAACAAAGAAGTTCACTTCGTACCGAAAGGTGTCGATTTCGATCCGAGGCGAAGAACTGTCGTTATTGTACAAGGATTCCTAGGTCATTTGCACGgggatgaaatgaaaaaaataggAAACAAACTGTTAGAATGg CAAGATATGAATGTGATTATTGTAAGATGGGAAAAAGGGTCATTGAATCCTTTCGCATACCCTCAAGCAGTCGTTAATTCAGAATATGCAGCTTTGcaaataaaaac ACTCTTCACGTGGCTTAAAAATATCTGGACCGAACAAGGTGTCAGTCTAGGAAGTTGGGGACCGATTCATTTTATTGGTTATAGTCTCGGTGCTCACGTCGTTGGACAAGCCGCCGAACGACTCAGAGTTGAGGAGAATTTGCTAATCGATCGTATTACTGCATTAGATCCGTCAGAACCATGTTTCGAGGATGCCAACAATCCTTTGCGATTATCGAAGAACAATGCTAAATTCGTAGACGTAATTCATACAGATGGTGCGCGCTATACAAACGAAGCGTTCGGACTTCTAGAACCGATAG GGCACGCCGACTTTTACGTTAACGGCGGTGTGGCTAACCAGCCAGGATGCGAACGGAAGAAACGATCCGGGTTTCTATTTAAAGCTACACTTCATT TTCTCGGCAACGGACTTTGCAGCCATGCTCGGTCAGTGGAAGTCTTCATCGACTCCATCGTCAATGCCAATTCAACAAGCTGTAAGTTTTGGGGGCGTTCGTGGCAACTGGGAACCAGCGAGGCGGATACAAAGGAGATACTCAAGAATTCGTGCGACACCACGATTTGCCCACAAGTGGGTATAAACGCCGAGTCGTTTGATTACGACAACGGAAAAACGAACACTTATTATGTAAAAACATCTGAGAATGCTCCGTTTTGCGAACCTGCATAA
- the LOC100678280 gene encoding pancreatic lipase-related protein 2 isoform X2: MRAKSLISLCTILLAFAQVHTTVNPGRLLKCSPHTLKYETFNVSFYHSSRTQSDQLINKEVHFVPKGVDFDPRRRTVVIVQGFLGHLHGDEMKKIGNKLLEWQDMNVIIVRWEKGSLNPFAYPQAVVNSEYAALQIKTLFTWLKNIWTEQGVSLGSWGPIHFIGYSLGAHVVGQAAERLRVEENLLIDRITALDPSEPCFEDANNPLRLSKNNAKFVDVIHTDGARYTNEAFGLLEPIGHADFYVNGGVANQPGCERKKRSGFLFKATLHFLGNGLCSHARSVEVFIDSIVNANSTSCKFWGRSWQLGTSEADTKEILKNSCDTTICPQVGINAESFDYDNGKTNTYYVKTSENAPFCEPA; encoded by the exons ATGCGTGCTAAATCACTGATATCGCTTTGTACCATTTTGCTTGCATTCGCACAAGTACATACTACAGTCAATCCTGGAAGATTATTAAAATGCTCGCCACACACCTTGAAATACGAAACATTCAATGTCAGTTTTTACCATTCGTCTCGAACACAATCTGACCAACTTATTAACAAAGAAGTTCACTTCGTACCGAAAGGTGTCGATTTCGATCCGAGGCGAAGAACTGTCGTTATTGTACAAGGATTCCTAGGTCATTTGCACGgggatgaaatgaaaaaaataggAAACAAACTGTTAGAATGg CAAGATATGAATGTGATTATTGTAAGATGGGAAAAAGGGTCATTGAATCCTTTCGCATACCCTCAAGCAGTCGTTAATTCAGAATATGCAGCTTTGcaaataaaaac ACTCTTCACGTGGCTTAAAAATATCTGGACCGAACAAGGTGTCAGTCTAGGAAGTTGGGGACCGATTCATTTTATTGGTTATAGTCTCGGTGCTCACGTCGTTGGACAAGCCGCCGAACGACTCAGAGTTGAGGAGAATTTGCTAATCGATCGTATTACTGCATTAGATCCGTCAGAACCATGTTTCGAGGATGCCAACAATCCTTTGCGATTATCGAAGAACAATGCTAAATTCGTAGACGTAATTCATACAGATGGTGCGCGCTATACAAACGAAGCGTTCGGACTTCTAGAACCGATAG GGCACGCCGACTTTTACGTTAACGGCGGTGTGGCTAACCAGCCAGGATGCGAACGGAAGAAACGATCCGGGTTTCTATTTAAAGCTACACTTCATT TTCTCGGCAACGGACTTTGCAGCCATGCTCGGTCAGTGGAAGTCTTCATCGACTCCATCGTCAATGCCAATTCAACAAGCTGTAAGTTTTGGGGGCGTTCGTGGCAACTGGGAACCAGCGAGGCGGATACAAAGGAGATACTCAAGAATTCGTGCGACACCACGATTTGCCCACAAGTGGGTATAAACGCCGAGTCGTTTGATTACGACAACGGAAAAACGAACACTTATTATGTAAAAACATCTGAGAATGCTCCGTTTTGCGAACCTGCATAA